In the genome of Cyanobacteria bacterium FACHB-DQ100, one region contains:
- a CDS encoding PAS domain-containing protein, translated as MITEITRYKQSEIRLKKSHNKLITELSGQVAKLQQSQNLLKCIINNTRASIFAKEYRNTNGTYILMNREFAHRFNLDQDRDLGKTDYDFFPPEIAAAFQVADRAAIASGTSIQLEEIEPHEDGLHIAIVVKFPLFDETGQAFAIGGIATDITDLKRAKEALEQANEVLESRVAERTTELSQRNAELEATLSSLNQTQTQLIQSERMSSLGQLVAGIAHEVNNPVNFIHGNLRYADAYTRDLIRVIQLYQKHYPEPIAEIQHTIDEIDLGFLLDDVARVFASMRTGTTRIQEIVKSLRSFSRLDEAALKTIDINAAIEQTLTLLQHRLKAQHITIVKHYGTVAPIDCYAGQLNQVWMNLINNAIDAIETVENRTIEIWTDQQSDQTVKVRIRDTGIGISAEIRPRIFDPFFTTKPVGKGTGMGLALSYQTIVEQHRGSIECFPVLPQGTEFIVKLPSFS; from the coding sequence ATGATTACCGAAATAACAAGATATAAACAGTCTGAAATTAGACTAAAGAAATCACATAACAAATTAATTACAGAATTATCAGGTCAAGTTGCGAAGTTGCAGCAAAGCCAGAACTTGCTTAAGTGTATTATCAACAACACAAGAGCTAGTATCTTTGCCAAAGAATATCGCAATACGAACGGAACGTATATATTGATGAATCGAGAATTTGCCCATCGATTCAATCTCGATCAAGACCGCGATCTAGGCAAGACCGACTACGACTTTTTTCCGCCTGAGATTGCAGCGGCATTTCAAGTCGCCGATCGTGCTGCGATCGCGTCTGGGACTTCGATTCAGCTTGAGGAAATTGAGCCCCATGAAGACGGATTACATATTGCGATCGTCGTCAAATTTCCCTTGTTTGATGAAACAGGACAAGCGTTTGCGATCGGTGGGATCGCAACAGATATCACTGATCTCAAACGTGCCAAAGAAGCCTTAGAGCAAGCAAACGAAGTTTTAGAAAGTCGGGTTGCAGAGCGAACCACCGAACTGTCTCAAAGAAATGCAGAGCTCGAAGCAACGCTATCCAGCTTAAATCAAACCCAAACGCAACTCATTCAAAGTGAAAGGATGTCGAGTCTGGGTCAATTAGTTGCGGGAATTGCTCATGAAGTGAATAATCCTGTTAATTTTATCCACGGAAATTTGCGTTATGCAGATGCTTACACTCGCGATTTAATTCGGGTTATTCAACTTTATCAAAAACACTATCCTGAACCGATCGCGGAAATTCAACACACCATTGATGAAATTGATCTCGGCTTTTTGCTCGATGATGTTGCTAGGGTGTTTGCTTCAATGCGAACAGGTACGACTCGCATTCAAGAAATTGTCAAATCGCTGCGATCGTTCTCCCGATTAGATGAAGCAGCACTCAAAACCATTGATATTAACGCTGCGATCGAGCAAACCTTAACGCTATTGCAGCACCGATTGAAAGCTCAACACATTACAATCGTTAAACACTATGGAACTGTTGCACCCATTGACTGTTATGCCGGACAACTCAATCAGGTGTGGATGAACTTGATTAACAACGCGATCGATGCGATCGAAACCGTAGAAAATCGCACGATTGAAATTTGGACAGATCAACAGTCTGACCAAACTGTAAAAGTCCGAATCCGAGATACAGGCATCGGTATTTCAGCAGAAATTCGACCCCGCATTTTTGATCCATTTTTCACAACAAAACCAGTCGGCAAAGGAACCGGAATGGGACTCGCGCTCTCGTATCAAACAATCGTCGAACAACATCGCGGTTCGATCGAGTGCTTCCCCGTCTTGCCTCAAGGCACAGAATTTATCGTCAAACTCCCCAGCTTCAGCTAA
- a CDS encoding MFS transporter — protein MAIASGATVANLYYNQPLLAKIAQQFGVSAAEVGVIPMLTQIGYAIGILFIVPLGDRMERRRLIVLVTGCAAIALLLAALSTNLVGLSLASFAIGASTIAAQILVPFAAQLCQPEERGKIVGRVMGGLFIGILVARTLSGFAGEIIGWQAIYGFASGATVLLAIVLAKQLPRYQSSLKMTYPTLLRSMLELIQRDPILQATSWIGAMSFGAFSAFWSTLVFLLEQPPYQYGSDIAGLFGFVGIAGAVAAVVVGKIADRRSPGFTLRIGVLMTIAAFLVVWAFGKQLGGLVLGAILLDLGVQTSQISNQATLYSLPAEYHSRLNALYITLYFVGGAIGSYLGTYAWNRFQWSGVCAIGFGMMLLAGLGLYWRQQRLTAH, from the coding sequence ATGGCGATCGCGTCGGGCGCAACGGTCGCTAATTTGTACTACAATCAGCCGCTTTTAGCCAAAATAGCTCAACAGTTCGGAGTTTCGGCAGCAGAAGTCGGAGTGATCCCAATGTTGACGCAGATTGGCTATGCGATTGGAATTTTATTCATCGTGCCGTTGGGCGATCGCATGGAGCGGCGACGGCTAATTGTCCTGGTGACGGGATGCGCCGCGATCGCGCTCTTGCTGGCGGCACTATCGACGAATTTAGTGGGATTGAGCCTTGCGAGTTTTGCGATCGGGGCGAGTACCATTGCTGCACAGATCCTCGTACCGTTTGCCGCGCAACTGTGCCAACCAGAGGAGCGCGGCAAAATTGTCGGTCGGGTGATGGGTGGCTTATTTATCGGCATTCTGGTCGCAAGAACGCTAAGCGGGTTTGCCGGAGAAATCATCGGTTGGCAGGCAATCTATGGGTTTGCTAGTGGTGCGACGGTGCTGTTGGCGATCGTTTTAGCGAAACAGTTACCCCGCTATCAATCGAGCTTGAAAATGACCTATCCAACTTTGCTGCGATCGATGTTGGAGCTAATTCAGAGAGACCCTATACTACAAGCGACTTCTTGGATTGGGGCGATGTCGTTTGGGGCGTTTAGTGCCTTCTGGAGTACGCTTGTGTTTTTGCTCGAACAACCGCCGTATCAGTATGGCAGTGATATTGCAGGGTTGTTTGGATTTGTTGGCATTGCGGGTGCAGTAGCGGCGGTGGTGGTTGGCAAAATTGCTGATCGTCGGAGTCCGGGCTTCACGCTAAGAATCGGAGTTTTGATGACGATCGCAGCGTTTCTCGTGGTTTGGGCCTTTGGAAAACAGCTAGGCGGATTAGTCCTCGGTGCGATTTTGCTGGATTTGGGAGTCCAGACGAGTCAAATTTCAAATCAAGCAACGCTTTACAGCTTGCCTGCGGAATATCACAGTCGCTTAAATGCGTTGTACATCACGCTTTATTTTGTTGGCGGTGCAATTGGATCGTATTTAGGCACTTATGCTTGGAATCGGTTTCAGTGGTCTGGCGTATGCGCGATCGGCTTTGGGATGATGCTGCTAGCAGGATTAGGATTATATTGGCGACAGCAGCGCTTAACAGCCCATTGA
- a CDS encoding phosphoglucomutase/phosphomannomutase family protein yields MTITTINPIQFGTDGWRGVIAADFTFDRVMTVAPIAAAVLSEVYGAETGSNTVIVGYDRRFLSEEFARTAAESIRKVGFDVLFSESFAPTPAFSWAAKKLNALGAIVITASHNPGNYSGLKVKSAHGGSVPPEVTKKIEALLASGAPAPDVQPGTFSTFDPWESYCEGLRSLVDTTAIKTAIEQGKVTVFADVMHGAAATGLARLLGVEIHELNSDRDPLFAGGAPEPLPKYLPKILETIQNFDGNSLAVGLVFDGDADRVGAVDAKGNFLSSQILIPILIEHLVQKGFSGEFVKTVSGSDLMPLVAKLYNLPVHETPIGYKYIADRMLETKVLLGGEESGGIGYGHHIPERDALLSALYVLETVVQTGTDLGELYRRLQERTGFLSEYDRIDLPLASMEVRAKLLEQLKTQPPQTIAGKVVISCQTDDGYKFRLEDQSWLLIRFSGTEPVLRLYCEAATIDQVHQTLNWARDWAS; encoded by the coding sequence ATGACAATTACCACAATTAATCCGATTCAGTTTGGCACCGATGGCTGGCGCGGCGTGATTGCTGCTGATTTCACGTTCGATCGCGTCATGACCGTCGCCCCGATCGCCGCGGCAGTTCTGTCTGAGGTTTACGGTGCAGAAACCGGAAGCAACACCGTGATTGTGGGCTACGATCGCCGATTTTTATCCGAAGAATTCGCTCGCACTGCGGCAGAGTCGATTCGCAAAGTTGGCTTTGATGTGTTGTTTTCTGAAAGTTTCGCGCCGACTCCTGCCTTTAGTTGGGCAGCGAAGAAGCTGAATGCGTTGGGCGCGATCGTGATTACGGCAAGCCACAATCCTGGCAACTATTCAGGCTTGAAAGTCAAAAGCGCCCACGGGGGATCAGTGCCGCCGGAAGTGACGAAGAAGATCGAAGCCTTGTTAGCGAGTGGTGCGCCTGCGCCTGATGTGCAACCGGGAACATTCAGCACGTTTGATCCCTGGGAGAGCTATTGCGAAGGACTGCGATCGCTTGTGGATACTACAGCGATTAAAACGGCGATCGAGCAAGGGAAAGTCACGGTGTTTGCGGATGTGATGCACGGAGCCGCAGCGACCGGATTAGCGCGATTGCTCGGTGTGGAAATTCATGAGTTGAACAGCGATCGCGACCCCCTGTTTGCAGGAGGCGCACCAGAACCGCTACCGAAGTATTTGCCAAAGATTTTAGAGACGATTCAGAATTTTGACGGAAATAGTTTAGCGGTGGGCTTAGTGTTTGATGGCGATGCCGATCGTGTTGGCGCAGTTGATGCCAAAGGGAATTTTCTCAGTTCTCAGATTCTGATCCCGATTCTGATCGAGCATCTGGTGCAAAAAGGCTTTAGCGGCGAATTTGTCAAAACGGTGAGCGGTTCAGATCTGATGCCGTTGGTTGCCAAGCTTTACAACCTGCCTGTACACGAAACGCCGATCGGCTACAAATACATTGCCGATCGAATGCTCGAAACCAAAGTTCTACTCGGCGGAGAAGAGTCCGGCGGGATCGGCTATGGTCATCACATTCCAGAGCGCGATGCGTTACTGTCGGCGCTGTATGTTCTCGAAACTGTGGTACAAACGGGAACCGATCTGGGCGAACTCTACCGCCGTTTACAGGAAAGAACCGGATTTTTGTCAGAGTACGATCGCATTGATCTGCCTCTTGCCAGCATGGAAGTCCGCGCCAAACTTCTAGAGCAGTTGAAAACACAACCCCCGCAAACCATTGCTGGAAAAGTGGTAATTAGCTGTCAGACTGACGATGGCTATAAGTTCCGGCTTGAGGATCAAAGCTGGTTATTGATTCGCTTTAGTGGGACAGAACCCGTTTTGCGGCTGTATTGCGAAGCGGCAACGATCGACCAGGTTCACCAAACGCTAAATTGGGCGCGTGATTGGGCGAGTTGA
- a CDS encoding glycoside hydrolase family 13 protein: MQIQTPDWVKNAVFYQIFPDRFARAKQRHRKLLKSMRWEDWDATPTLQGYKGGDLWGIIEKLDYIQDLGVNAIYFTPIFQSASNHRYHTHDYYQVDPMLGGNEAFRELLEAAHERDIKVVLDGVFNHSSRGFFFFHDVLENGDHSPWIDWFRIHQFPLHPYTGEFPAGYEGWDNNRALPVFNHDNPEVREYIMEIAEYWIKFGIDGWRLDVPFEVKTPGFWQEFRDRVKALNSEAYIVGEVWGDSRQWLDGTQFDGVMNYLFAGPTIAFAAGDRVVLDQVQSRDYQPYPPMFAGEYAQKMQDLLKLYPWEIQLTQLNLLASHDTARLMTIAGGDRPSIELCTLLLMTFPGAPSIYYGDEVGLPGAIDPDSRRGFPLESNWDYKIYECHRQLVKLRHAYPALRTGDYKVLYAEGTTYVFARTLDDQTVIIAVNVGTVAVKAAIHWNKTGLKTHPNRIVYGNAELIWNEQELEIDLPERSGCIVI; the protein is encoded by the coding sequence ATGCAGATTCAGACACCAGACTGGGTAAAGAACGCGGTTTTTTATCAAATTTTCCCCGATCGATTTGCCCGCGCCAAGCAACGGCATAGAAAACTGCTCAAGTCGATGCGTTGGGAAGATTGGGATGCGACTCCGACGCTGCAAGGCTACAAGGGGGGCGACCTTTGGGGAATCATCGAGAAGCTTGATTACATTCAGGATTTGGGCGTGAATGCGATTTACTTTACGCCAATTTTCCAGTCTGCTAGCAATCACCGCTATCACACGCACGACTATTACCAGGTCGATCCGATGTTGGGTGGCAATGAAGCGTTTCGCGAGTTGCTCGAAGCGGCACATGAGCGAGACATCAAAGTTGTACTGGATGGTGTGTTTAATCACTCCAGTCGCGGCTTCTTCTTTTTCCATGACGTTTTAGAAAACGGTGATCATTCGCCTTGGATCGATTGGTTTAGAATTCATCAGTTTCCGCTGCATCCGTATACGGGAGAGTTTCCGGCAGGGTATGAAGGCTGGGATAACAATCGCGCTTTGCCTGTGTTCAATCACGATAATCCGGAGGTGCGAGAGTACATCATGGAAATCGCGGAGTATTGGATTAAATTTGGCATCGATGGCTGGCGGTTAGATGTGCCGTTTGAGGTGAAAACACCGGGATTCTGGCAGGAATTTCGCGATCGCGTCAAAGCCCTGAATTCTGAAGCCTACATCGTCGGCGAAGTCTGGGGTGACTCGCGTCAGTGGCTCGATGGCACCCAGTTCGATGGCGTGATGAATTACTTGTTTGCAGGCCCGACGATCGCGTTTGCTGCGGGCGATCGTGTGGTATTGGATCAGGTTCAAAGCCGGGATTACCAGCCGTATCCGCCGATGTTTGCGGGTGAGTATGCTCAAAAGATGCAAGATTTATTGAAACTGTATCCTTGGGAGATTCAGCTTACGCAACTGAATTTATTAGCAAGCCATGACACAGCACGGTTAATGACGATTGCAGGCGGCGATCGTCCTAGCATTGAGCTTTGTACTTTGTTATTGATGACGTTTCCGGGTGCGCCGAGTATTTACTACGGTGATGAAGTGGGATTACCAGGCGCGATCGATCCAGATTCTCGTCGAGGTTTCCCGTTAGAGTCAAACTGGGATTACAAAATCTATGAGTGTCACCGTCAATTAGTCAAACTGCGCCATGCTTATCCTGCTCTGAGAACGGGGGATTACAAGGTGTTGTATGCCGAAGGAACAACCTACGTTTTTGCGCGAACCTTAGACGATCAAACGGTGATTATTGCAGTGAATGTGGGAACCGTTGCGGTGAAAGCTGCGATTCATTGGAATAAAACGGGACTTAAAACGCATCCGAATCGCATCGTTTACGGCAATGCAGAATTGATTTGGAATGAGCAAGAGTTAGAGATTGATCTGCCTGAGCGATCGGGCTGTATTGTCATCTAG